The following proteins are encoded in a genomic region of Burkholderia gladioli:
- a CDS encoding glycoside hydrolase family 2 protein: MPSAPRRKFLGYSSALVASACLPGCNGDGTDPVAPVADDHRGVPDTPPGTPPATPLDNLAASREISGQWTFIAASEQPALGGAQLSSPQGPAGMSVATVPGTALDSMLANGKYPDPFHGRIVTDTIPDTLKDTDYWYRTRFATPPLRAGQHLWLRLDGVNYRAEIWLNGSQVGTLAGAFRHGYFDVTRLVAPAGGEAWLAVRAIKLDFSEGPLEPSYGSGVTRGGRNGGPTGITLKNGPSFFCSAGWDWLPTIPDRNLGIWQPVSWFSTGAIRIADLRVDSTLSDDLGSAQLQLDLSLDNRSGATVAATVTGRIGEHIAFRRAISIPAADQPSTITLTPAEVPELALSNPKLWWPNGYGEPNLYAVSVSIELLGQVSDTRSVNIGLRRIDYSRDIGQGKQLSISVNKLPILVMGGNWGLDEALKRIPRERLFNQVRLHRDANLNLIRNWNGQSTSRDFFDACDAYGILVWQDFFYSTEANGAGPANLPRDLDNIRDVIVHFRNHPSILLWCGGNEGSPPAALVSGLDALVKELDPKRLCLTSSAGDTGAGAVNGYSSGGPYNWTTPKSAFTRSYGRTATAFHNEVGSHSIPTLEFVKSMLPPSSWECPDDHWADRDMNGNGATYPQVGNKQGGAGYIAATAFRYGEIRNLADFVRKAQMMNYECIRSIYEANAAVMIGPAAGAITSPATGVIMWMTNPAQPSFVWQMYSHDLEQHSSFFAVRHGCRRVNAILDANSFDLTIANHTAKPVGGSLEARVYNLDSSLVGVATPSIAGVAPTSYQVVANLRTLIAGAASSVCLVALILRDAGGTTLAENLYWYEKSGADSSYVTLDTITPAAVSIQASSDEPDETSTRITVEVANIGGSIALMTHLQLFDRASGERILPAFYSDNYLNLLPGARRRVVIDVPHAKGRPISSAALRVDGWKLDRARSRLSLGGVPVIFNDAALDVAPAVATFGKC; this comes from the coding sequence ATGCCATCGGCACCGCGTCGAAAATTCCTCGGTTACAGCTCGGCCCTGGTGGCGAGCGCCTGCCTGCCCGGCTGCAATGGTGACGGCACCGACCCCGTCGCTCCCGTCGCCGACGATCATCGCGGCGTCCCCGACACGCCGCCTGGCACACCACCCGCCACGCCGCTCGACAATCTCGCCGCCTCGCGCGAGATCAGCGGTCAATGGACCTTCATCGCCGCGTCCGAGCAGCCCGCGCTCGGCGGCGCGCAGCTCTCGAGCCCGCAAGGGCCGGCCGGCATGTCCGTGGCAACGGTGCCCGGCACCGCCCTCGACAGCATGCTCGCCAACGGCAAGTATCCCGATCCGTTCCACGGCCGGATCGTGACCGACACGATTCCCGATACGCTGAAGGACACCGATTACTGGTATCGCACGCGCTTCGCGACACCGCCGCTGCGCGCGGGCCAGCACTTGTGGTTGCGGCTGGATGGCGTCAACTACCGCGCCGAGATCTGGCTCAACGGCAGCCAGGTCGGCACGCTGGCGGGTGCTTTCAGGCACGGCTATTTCGACGTCACGCGCCTGGTCGCGCCGGCCGGCGGCGAGGCATGGCTGGCGGTGCGCGCGATCAAGCTCGACTTCTCGGAAGGCCCGCTCGAGCCGAGCTATGGCAGCGGCGTGACGCGCGGCGGCCGCAACGGCGGGCCGACCGGCATCACGCTGAAGAACGGCCCGAGCTTCTTCTGCTCGGCCGGCTGGGACTGGTTGCCGACGATTCCCGATCGCAACCTCGGCATCTGGCAGCCGGTATCCTGGTTCAGCACCGGCGCGATTCGCATCGCCGACCTGCGCGTGGACAGCACGCTCTCCGACGACCTGGGCAGCGCGCAACTGCAGCTCGACCTCTCGCTCGACAATCGCTCGGGCGCCACGGTCGCGGCCACGGTGACGGGGCGCATCGGCGAACACATCGCGTTCCGCCGCGCCATCTCGATTCCCGCCGCGGACCAGCCGAGCACGATCACGCTCACGCCGGCCGAGGTTCCCGAGCTGGCCTTGTCGAACCCGAAGCTCTGGTGGCCGAACGGTTATGGCGAGCCGAACCTGTACGCGGTCTCGGTGTCGATCGAGCTGCTGGGCCAGGTATCGGACACGCGCAGCGTGAATATCGGCCTGCGCCGCATCGACTACTCGCGCGACATCGGCCAGGGCAAGCAGCTGAGCATCAGCGTCAACAAGCTGCCGATCCTGGTGATGGGCGGCAACTGGGGCCTCGACGAGGCGCTCAAGCGGATTCCGCGCGAGCGTCTGTTCAACCAGGTGCGCCTGCATCGCGACGCCAACCTGAACCTGATCCGCAACTGGAACGGCCAGAGCACGAGCCGCGATTTCTTCGATGCCTGCGATGCCTACGGCATCCTCGTCTGGCAGGACTTCTTCTATTCGACCGAGGCGAACGGCGCGGGCCCGGCCAACCTGCCGCGCGATCTCGACAATATCCGCGATGTGATCGTGCATTTCCGCAACCATCCGTCGATCCTGCTCTGGTGCGGCGGCAACGAGGGCTCGCCGCCCGCCGCGCTGGTCAGCGGGCTCGATGCGCTGGTGAAGGAGCTCGACCCGAAGCGGCTGTGCCTGACGAGCTCGGCGGGCGATACCGGCGCGGGTGCCGTCAACGGCTATTCCTCGGGCGGGCCCTACAACTGGACCACGCCCAAATCGGCCTTCACGCGCAGCTACGGCAGGACCGCCACGGCCTTCCACAACGAGGTGGGCTCGCATTCGATCCCGACGCTCGAGTTCGTGAAATCGATGCTGCCGCCTTCGTCGTGGGAATGCCCCGACGATCACTGGGCCGATCGCGACATGAACGGCAACGGCGCCACCTACCCGCAGGTCGGCAATAAGCAGGGCGGCGCGGGCTATATCGCGGCGACCGCATTCCGCTACGGCGAGATCCGCAATCTCGCCGACTTCGTGCGCAAGGCGCAGATGATGAACTACGAATGCATCCGCTCGATCTACGAGGCGAATGCGGCCGTGATGATCGGCCCGGCGGCGGGCGCGATCACCTCGCCCGCCACCGGCGTGATCATGTGGATGACGAATCCGGCCCAGCCCAGCTTCGTCTGGCAGATGTACAGCCACGATCTCGAGCAGCATTCGTCCTTCTTCGCGGTCCGGCACGGCTGCCGCCGCGTGAACGCGATCCTCGACGCGAATAGCTTCGACCTGACGATCGCCAACCACACGGCGAAGCCGGTGGGCGGCAGCCTCGAGGCACGCGTCTACAACCTCGACAGCTCGCTGGTCGGCGTCGCCACGCCGAGCATCGCGGGCGTGGCGCCGACTTCGTATCAGGTGGTGGCGAACCTACGGACCCTGATCGCGGGCGCTGCCTCGTCCGTGTGCCTGGTCGCGCTGATCCTGCGCGATGCCGGCGGCACGACGCTTGCCGAGAATCTCTACTGGTACGAGAAGAGCGGCGCGGACAGCAGCTACGTGACGCTCGACACGATCACGCCGGCTGCGGTCTCGATCCAGGCCTCGTCCGACGAGCCGGACGAAACGAGCACGCGCATCACGGTCGAGGTGGCGAACATCGGCGGCAGCATCGCGCTGATGACGCATCTGCAACTGTTCGACCGCGCCAGCGGCGAGCGCATCCTGCCGGCCTTCTACAGCGACAACTACCTGAACCTGCTGCCGGGCGCGAGGCGGCGCGTCGTGATCGACGTCCCGCATGCGAAGGGAAGGCCGATATCGTCGGCGGCGCTGCGTGTCGACGGCTGGAAGCTCGACCGCGCCAGGTCGAGGCTGAGCCTGGGCGGCGTGCCGGTGATCTTCAACGACGCGGCGCTCGACGTCGCGCCGGCCGTGGCCACGTTCGGCAAGTGCTGA
- a CDS encoding haloacid dehalogenase type II, protein MNTRRSQPFPRLQAAHASNTADRAAQTGSGGGDAVRLSRRGLLVAGVAAALTPSASVLAQSMPAADMPVTSAPAGRNGIKALVFDVYGTCTDYWSSVVEEGRALSKARGLEIDWPAIATEWSGLMLAGFKAIFDGQRPWQSLAALRLDALESTLRRRGLDSALQADLENLNDIWQRLRTWQDVIPGLRRLHQPYLLATLSNADMADMAMLARVRDFRWDLVMTAELARAVKPAPKVYQMAPTYLGLKPEEIMMVACHKPDLLGAHGQGLRTAFIRRPLEAGPGGKVDTQPDPRFDLVADSFTELADLLGA, encoded by the coding sequence ATGAACACACGACGTAGTCAGCCTTTCCCCCGCCTGCAAGCGGCACATGCCTCCAACACGGCAGACCGGGCCGCGCAGACGGGTTCCGGCGGCGGCGATGCCGTCCGGCTCTCCCGGCGCGGCCTGCTCGTGGCGGGTGTCGCCGCCGCCTTGACGCCGAGCGCGTCGGTCCTGGCCCAGTCGATGCCGGCGGCCGACATGCCTGTCACCAGCGCGCCCGCCGGACGGAACGGCATCAAGGCGCTGGTGTTCGACGTCTATGGCACCTGCACCGACTATTGGAGCAGCGTCGTCGAGGAGGGCCGCGCGCTGAGCAAGGCGCGAGGGCTGGAAATCGACTGGCCCGCCATCGCCACCGAATGGTCGGGGCTGATGCTGGCCGGATTCAAGGCGATTTTCGATGGCCAGCGCCCGTGGCAAAGCCTGGCCGCATTGCGGCTCGACGCGCTGGAAAGCACGCTTCGACGGCGTGGCCTGGACAGCGCGTTGCAGGCGGATCTCGAGAACCTGAACGACATCTGGCAGCGATTGCGCACCTGGCAGGATGTCATCCCCGGTTTGCGGCGCCTGCATCAGCCCTATCTGCTCGCCACCCTGTCGAACGCGGACATGGCCGACATGGCGATGCTGGCGCGCGTGCGCGATTTCCGCTGGGATCTGGTCATGACGGCCGAACTGGCCAGGGCCGTCAAGCCGGCGCCCAAGGTGTACCAGATGGCGCCGACCTATCTCGGCCTGAAACCCGAGGAAATCATGATGGTGGCCTGCCACAAACCCGATCTCCTCGGCGCGCACGGGCAAGGTTTGCGCACCGCCTTCATTCGCCGACCGCTGGAAGCAGGCCCCGGCGGCAAGGTCGATACGCAGCCCGACCCTCGCTTCGACCTGGTGGCCGACAGCTTCACCGAATTGGCGGACTTGCTCGGGGCCTAG
- a CDS encoding DMT family transporter: MNLLLYAVTVLIWGTTWIAIKWQLDSVPPPISIALRFWIAAAVLFLLLRVLRRPIRPPREAWRFLVAQGVALFCLNFLCFYYAERVVPSGLVAVVFSIAPLLNAINGRIFLGRPLQPTAIAGALLGLLGIGCLFYQQMAGHLGDAATWRGLVIAFAGTMCFSTGSLLSSRMQAMGLHPLTTNSWAMLIGAAVLTLGSAVAGLSFVPEMTPRYLGALAYLALPGSVIGFTSYLMLVGRIGPERAAYCTVLFPFVALSASTLFEGYRWSTLAVIGLVLVVAGNLVAFDLGRKLFLRRRGLA; this comes from the coding sequence ATGAATCTTCTGCTTTATGCCGTCACCGTGCTGATCTGGGGCACCACCTGGATCGCCATCAAATGGCAGCTCGACAGCGTGCCGCCGCCCATCTCGATCGCCTTGCGCTTCTGGATCGCCGCGGCCGTGCTGTTCCTGCTGCTGCGCGTGCTGCGCCGGCCGATCCGGCCGCCGCGCGAGGCCTGGCGCTTCCTGGTCGCGCAGGGCGTGGCGCTGTTTTGTCTGAACTTTCTGTGCTTCTACTACGCCGAGCGCGTGGTGCCGAGCGGGCTGGTGGCCGTGGTGTTCTCGATCGCGCCGCTGCTGAACGCGATCAACGGCCGGATCTTCCTGGGCCGGCCGCTGCAGCCCACCGCGATCGCCGGCGCGCTGCTGGGCCTGCTCGGCATCGGCTGCCTGTTCTACCAGCAGATGGCGGGGCATCTCGGCGACGCGGCCACCTGGCGCGGCCTGGTGATCGCCTTCGCGGGCACCATGTGCTTCTCCACCGGCAGCCTGCTGTCGAGCCGGATGCAGGCGATGGGGCTGCACCCGCTCACCACCAACAGCTGGGCGATGCTGATCGGCGCCGCGGTGCTCACGCTCGGCTCGGCCGTGGCGGGGCTGTCCTTCGTGCCCGAGATGACGCCGCGCTATCTCGGCGCGCTGGCCTACCTGGCGCTGCCGGGCTCGGTGATCGGCTTCACCTCCTACCTGATGCTGGTCGGCCGGATCGGGCCGGAGCGCGCGGCTTACTGCACGGTGCTGTTCCCGTTCGTGGCGCTGAGCGCGTCGACGCTGTTCGAGGGCTATCGCTGGTCGACGCTGGCGGTGATCGGGCTGGTGCTGGTGGTGGCGGGGAACCTGGTGGCCTTCGATCTGGGACGCAAGCTGTTCCTGCGGCGGCGCGGGCTGGCGTGA
- a CDS encoding helix-turn-helix domain-containing protein — MSSLRPSAPILVEPPASASELAGAADLPFGLQSVCRTLAEADARLERFAWLGDHLAIAEWTRETEIAETVYEQPGHHTLSCYLAGGYRTERQRVPGYGAPSRLCALPGDHESRWWVRGQMHFMHLYFLPEHFARRAVRELDREPRELELADRTYFEDPRIAELCRSLLLESWDDVDGRLRANETAHEVLSRLLREQSVVRSGVPRTGGLSPTVRRRVRDYVDASLGQSITLGELADLAALSEYHFARMFRVSFGAPPHAWIAEQRLARARELLRGTALPLAQVAEQCGYANAAHFSHRFRDAHGVAPTVFRKALLGGA; from the coding sequence ATGAGCTCCCTCCGCCCATCCGCCCCGATTCTCGTCGAACCGCCCGCGTCCGCCTCCGAACTGGCCGGCGCGGCCGATCTGCCGTTCGGCCTGCAGTCGGTCTGCCGCACGCTGGCCGAGGCGGACGCCCGGCTCGAGCGCTTCGCCTGGCTGGGCGACCACCTCGCGATCGCCGAATGGACGCGCGAGACCGAGATCGCCGAAACCGTCTACGAGCAGCCCGGCCATCACACGCTGTCGTGCTACCTGGCGGGCGGTTATCGCACCGAACGGCAGCGGGTGCCCGGCTACGGCGCGCCGAGCCGGCTCTGCGCGCTGCCCGGCGACCACGAATCGCGCTGGTGGGTGCGCGGCCAGATGCATTTCATGCATCTCTACTTCCTGCCCGAGCACTTCGCGCGCCGCGCCGTGCGCGAACTGGACCGCGAGCCGCGCGAGCTGGAACTGGCCGATCGCACCTACTTCGAGGATCCGCGCATCGCCGAGCTGTGCCGCTCGCTGCTGCTGGAAAGCTGGGACGACGTCGACGGCCGGCTGCGCGCCAACGAAACCGCCCACGAGGTGCTGAGCCGGCTGCTGCGCGAGCAAAGCGTGGTGCGCAGCGGCGTGCCGCGTACCGGCGGGCTGTCGCCGACGGTGCGCCGGCGTGTGCGCGATTATGTGGACGCGAGCCTCGGGCAGTCGATCACGCTCGGCGAGCTGGCCGATCTCGCCGCGCTGTCGGAATACCATTTCGCGCGCATGTTCCGGGTCTCGTTCGGCGCGCCGCCACATGCCTGGATCGCCGAGCAGCGGCTGGCCCGCGCCCGCGAGCTGCTGCGCGGCACCGCGCTGCCGCTCGCGCAGGTCGCCGAGCAGTGCGGCTACGCGAATGCCGCGCATTTCAGCCATCGCTTCCGCGACGCGCACGGCGTGGCGCCCACCGTGTTCCGCAAGGCCCTGCTGGGCGGCGCCTGA
- a CDS encoding trimeric intracellular cation channel family protein, whose amino-acid sequence MNGHVAYTLLDLTGTFAFAISGAVAARQRRLDLFGVAFVTFIVACGGGIVRDVCIGAVPPAGLSNWSYLVVSLVAAALTIAAYQKVRRLRYPVLLFDAIGLGMFSVAGAQKALAYSGSAEVAILLGMFSAVGGGVIRDVLLSRVPAILQREIYALAALFGATVEVVSLRTNWLPTLAPWLAIGSCVAIRLSSLYFGWRLPVFGSRQTDGR is encoded by the coding sequence ATGAACGGCCACGTCGCCTACACGCTGCTGGACCTGACGGGCACCTTCGCGTTCGCGATCAGCGGCGCCGTGGCGGCCCGCCAGCGGCGCCTCGACCTGTTCGGCGTGGCCTTCGTCACCTTCATCGTCGCCTGCGGCGGCGGCATCGTGCGCGACGTCTGCATCGGCGCCGTGCCGCCGGCCGGCCTCTCGAACTGGAGCTACCTGGTGGTGTCGCTGGTCGCCGCGGCGCTGACCATCGCCGCCTACCAGAAGGTCCGGCGGCTGCGTTATCCGGTGCTGCTGTTCGATGCGATCGGGCTCGGCATGTTCTCCGTGGCCGGCGCGCAGAAGGCGCTGGCCTACAGCGGGAGCGCCGAGGTCGCGATCCTGCTGGGCATGTTCAGCGCGGTGGGCGGCGGCGTGATCCGCGACGTGCTGCTGTCGCGCGTGCCGGCCATCCTGCAGCGCGAGATCTACGCGCTGGCCGCCCTGTTCGGCGCGACCGTCGAGGTCGTCTCGCTGCGCACCAACTGGCTGCCGACGCTCGCGCCCTGGCTCGCGATCGGCTCCTGCGTGGCGATCCGGCTGTCCTCGCTGTACTTCGGCTGGCGGCTGCCGGTGTTCGGCTCGCGGCAGACCGACGGCCGCTGA
- a CDS encoding DNA alkylation repair protein → MGERQFRSLLSTLKLIERSFDTRRFLAVALDGLDELSLMARVRRASLAIEAGAQALPGGYDTVLTLLAEAAPHLGGGFLSLVAPDYVGQFGRHDFDRSMAALAFFTRFGSSEFAVREFLRDDPRRALATLRDWSRHEDQAVRRLASEGSRPRLPWSFRLREIEADPALAAPILDNLCADPSDYVRRSVANHLNDVTKLHPDWVLERAAAWGGADAGTRWIVRHALRTLVKRGDARALALLGASGAARIEAVPFAVTPARIELGETVTLAAELVSTAQDVQRLVVDYRIGYVKKNGSTAHKVFKLRELTLAPGQRIDIVRSQRIRDFTTRTHYAGRHGVELIVNGAVVAQAHFDLAC, encoded by the coding sequence ATGGGCGAACGGCAATTCCGTTCGCTGCTCTCCACGCTGAAACTGATCGAGCGCAGCTTCGATACGCGGCGCTTCCTGGCGGTCGCGCTCGATGGCCTCGACGAGCTGTCGCTGATGGCGCGCGTGCGTCGCGCCAGCCTCGCGATCGAGGCCGGCGCGCAAGCGCTGCCGGGCGGCTACGACACTGTGCTGACGCTGCTGGCCGAGGCCGCGCCGCACCTGGGCGGCGGCTTCCTGTCGCTGGTCGCGCCCGACTACGTCGGCCAGTTCGGCCGTCACGACTTCGATCGCTCGATGGCGGCGCTGGCCTTCTTCACGCGCTTCGGCAGCTCGGAATTCGCGGTGCGCGAATTCCTGCGCGACGATCCGCGACGCGCGCTGGCCACGCTGCGCGACTGGTCCCGGCACGAGGACCAAGCCGTGCGCCGGCTGGCCAGCGAAGGCAGCCGGCCGCGCCTGCCCTGGTCGTTCCGGCTGCGCGAGATCGAGGCCGATCCCGCGCTGGCCGCGCCGATCCTCGACAATCTGTGCGCCGACCCGAGCGACTACGTGCGCCGCTCGGTGGCCAACCACCTGAACGACGTCACCAAGCTGCATCCGGATTGGGTGCTGGAACGTGCCGCCGCATGGGGCGGCGCCGATGCCGGCACGCGCTGGATCGTCCGGCATGCGCTGCGCACGCTGGTCAAGCGCGGCGACGCGCGGGCGCTGGCGCTGCTCGGCGCGAGCGGCGCGGCGCGGATCGAGGCGGTGCCGTTCGCGGTGACGCCGGCGCGCATCGAACTCGGCGAGACGGTCACGCTGGCCGCCGAGCTTGTGTCCACGGCGCAGGACGTGCAGCGGCTGGTGGTCGATTACCGGATCGGCTACGTGAAGAAGAACGGCAGCACCGCGCACAAGGTCTTCAAGCTCAGGGAGCTGACGCTGGCGCCGGGGCAGCGCATCGATATCGTGCGCAGCCAGCGGATCCGCGATTTCACGACGCGCACGCATTACGCGGGGCGCCATGGCGTCGAGCTGATCGTGAACGGCGCGGTGGTGGCGCAGGCGCATTTCGACCTCGCCTGCTGA
- a CDS encoding helix-turn-helix transcriptional regulator, whose translation MSRSGRLLNLLELLRARRRPVTAAQLATELAVSERTVYRDIAELIAQGAPIEGSAGVGYLLRAGHFLPPLMFAREEIEAIVLGLHYVDQRGDEILKTAAAAALAKIAAVLPPDAGATLDAPLAMPGPPAPSFPANVVELGRLRAAIRAERRLEIVYVDVAGSQSHRIVWPVQIGFMDNARVLAAWCELREAFRTFRTDRIQAATELDRYPARRAALMRGLHAQLALSLQSPDKN comes from the coding sequence ATGTCACGTTCGGGACGTCTGCTCAACCTGCTGGAACTGCTGCGCGCCAGGCGCCGCCCGGTCACGGCGGCGCAGCTCGCCACCGAGCTGGCCGTGTCGGAGCGCACCGTCTATCGCGACATCGCCGAACTGATCGCGCAGGGCGCCCCGATCGAGGGCAGTGCCGGCGTCGGCTACCTGCTGCGCGCCGGCCATTTCCTGCCGCCGCTGATGTTCGCGCGCGAGGAGATCGAGGCGATCGTGCTGGGGCTCCACTATGTCGACCAGCGCGGCGACGAGATTCTGAAGACGGCCGCGGCGGCCGCGCTGGCCAAGATCGCCGCGGTGCTGCCGCCCGATGCCGGCGCGACCCTCGACGCGCCGCTCGCCATGCCGGGGCCACCCGCGCCCTCGTTTCCCGCCAACGTGGTCGAACTGGGCCGGCTGCGCGCGGCGATCCGTGCCGAGCGGCGGCTCGAGATCGTCTATGTGGACGTGGCCGGCAGCCAGTCGCATCGCATTGTCTGGCCGGTCCAGATCGGCTTCATGGACAATGCGCGCGTGCTGGCCGCCTGGTGCGAACTGCGCGAGGCCTTCCGCACCTTCCGCACCGACCGGATCCAGGCCGCCACCGAGCTCGACCGCTACCCGGCGCGGCGCGCGGCCCTGATGCGCGGGCTGCATGCGCAACTGGCGCTGTCCCTGCAGTCTCCTGACAAAAACTGA
- a CDS encoding DUF6708 domain-containing protein has product MDERLFRKGAGGAIPAWDQVHRLSINQSVGPEIKDLGSTFSINSKFMDVIDPILLDKQWVVMGVLMAFLSLGMGPYIYWLTFIRYPWGGMVEILLSFLPLLLFGPTVWYLGPNLFFGLRYRPIRLHRATRKIYAIRRRRFFSKPGQGDIVWEAPWTEESIFCLHREITPYGTYYHIRHYTVDEQGKVTRAFSIGREWQKTEARLALAQWNYWCRYMNEGPRDLPKPMLFHTRHETPRESFLFSLYDFGMNVPAFMRLLVMPPVLFFTLMRMISNATCRAPIWPDEIANLSIIAPDDPYAEPRQGTPIGWAETILAQKRGDYPDDDHARVRDWAGEPDGEKHADAWLDNPSRALAAQRATS; this is encoded by the coding sequence ATGGACGAGCGACTGTTCAGGAAAGGTGCCGGTGGTGCTATTCCAGCGTGGGATCAGGTGCATCGGCTCTCGATTAATCAATCAGTTGGGCCTGAAATCAAGGATTTGGGGTCGACATTCAGTATTAATTCGAAATTCATGGACGTGATCGATCCAATTCTTCTGGATAAGCAATGGGTCGTCATGGGTGTGCTCATGGCTTTTTTGTCGCTGGGTATGGGTCCATATATTTATTGGCTGACCTTCATTCGTTATCCATGGGGCGGCATGGTTGAAATATTGCTTTCGTTTCTGCCCTTGTTGCTTTTTGGCCCGACTGTCTGGTATCTCGGCCCCAACCTGTTCTTTGGCCTGCGTTACCGTCCCATCCGCCTTCACCGCGCGACCCGCAAGATCTACGCGATCCGGCGTCGCCGGTTTTTCTCGAAGCCAGGGCAAGGCGATATCGTCTGGGAAGCACCCTGGACGGAGGAATCGATCTTCTGCCTTCATCGCGAGATCACGCCATACGGCACGTACTATCACATCCGCCACTACACGGTAGACGAGCAAGGCAAGGTCACGCGGGCATTCTCCATCGGTCGCGAGTGGCAAAAAACGGAAGCCCGTCTGGCGCTGGCGCAATGGAACTATTGGTGCCGCTACATGAACGAGGGCCCGCGGGACCTGCCCAAACCCATGCTGTTCCACACTCGGCATGAAACACCTCGCGAATCCTTCCTCTTCTCGCTATACGACTTCGGCATGAACGTGCCGGCGTTCATGCGCTTGCTGGTGATGCCGCCCGTCCTCTTCTTCACCTTGATGCGAATGATCTCGAACGCCACCTGCCGCGCGCCGATCTGGCCCGACGAGATCGCGAACCTGTCCATCATCGCCCCTGACGATCCCTACGCGGAACCGCGACAAGGAACGCCAATCGGCTGGGCCGAAACGATACTGGCTCAGAAGCGTGGCGACTACCCTGACGACGATCACGCGCGGGTACGGGATTGGGCCGGCGAGCCGGATGGAGAAAAACACGCCGATGCCTGGTTGGATAACCCGTCCCGAGCACTTGCCGCCCAGCGCGCGACATCGTGA